One Aphidius gifuensis isolate YNYX2018 linkage group LG5, ASM1490517v1, whole genome shotgun sequence genomic region harbors:
- the LOC122856197 gene encoding uncharacterized protein LOC122856197, which yields MSKFCKICDTSSGELTSIYTTINGKILERSGLMHMIELYINKNISDNIVSPPPLISGDNNGIEKKKIILNDEEDFEMPDDDLFLDEIDLNIPEVKEQVNKITETNDDYNVKIKKENSIDDLKVENGKSKSYKSRDDKVRSYRSKDDKSKEEKTKDDKTKNYKSKDDKTKEEKSKDNDKSKDDSPSSSSTSKKRDLKRQRSAETIKKTPTDEDSKLNNNEDSSSGSGRRRLKRLCQRDVKEIKAITIDDDQDHTLKININCLSKIFRYLSILELYKIENVCPRWKEASKLNWKCVNSLNSNELKISRDDKSFSCTEDAVKKIIVKCGNYLNDITLSYLSGPLMIQTISKYCQNLLHLKLDNLYAIRGSMDKNLANIGKLETIRLQEFTISDRDPSKTYNQILLGLQRNIKAIHLIPNSSYSIVLSNEFTQTLEQFNKLECLTLRSCQLNAEAIDTIIAKKNLIYLDLGECEFSVSIASISTLKNLEHLNISQAKNIDNDAVNEIINTCIKLKHLNLVGCTTILPLTIMNISKLHELEHLNLENLLNVDSQSIENIANNCKKLNYLNLKSCKNVADYAINIEFCSNVSESGLKDIDNVIQKITRKCWRLKYLNINECNKRVTSSMLNDIRHLKYLEELVIDNVVNATDEMFLKIYHLRVLSCVGCTSITDTSFLNVI from the exons atgtcaaagttttgtaaaatttgtGACACCAGTTCGGGTGAATTGACATCAATTTACACAAcaattaatggaaaaatattagaacGTAGTGGTTTAATGCATATgattgaattatatattaataaaaatataagtgatAATATTGtatcaccaccaccattaatat ctgGTGATAATAATGggattgaaaagaaaaaaattattttgaatgatGAAGAAGATTTTGAGATGCCTGATGACGACTTATTTCTCGacgaaattgatttaaatataccAGAGGTAAAGGaacaagttaataaaattactgaaaCAAATGATGACT ataatgttaaaataaaaaaagaaaattcaattgatgatttaaaagttgaaaatggAAAATCGAAAAGTTACAAATCGAGAGATGATAAAGTGAGAAGTTACAGATCAAAAgatgataaatcaaaagaagaaaaaacaaaagatgataaaacaaaaaattataaatcaaaagatgataaaacaaaggaagaaaaatcaaaagataatgataaatcaaaagatgattcaccatcatcatcatcgacatcaaaaaaaagagatttaAAACGTCAAAGATCAgctgaaacaataaaaaaaactccaaCTGATGAAGATtcaaagttaaataataatgaagattcATCATCTGGCAGTGGTCGTAGACGTTTAAAAAGATTATGCCAACGAGATGTCAAAGAAATCAAAGCAATAACTATTGATGATGACCAAGATCATACACTAAAAATCAACATAAATTGTCTCTCTAAAATCTTTCGTTATCTTTCAATACTTGaactatataaaattgaaaatg tttGCCCAAGATGGAAAGAagcaagtaaattaaattggaAATGTGtaaattctttaaattcaaatgagCTAAAAATATCACGTGATGATAAAAGTTTTTCATGTACAGAAGatgctgttaaaaaaataatagttaaatgtggtaattatttaaatgacataACTTTATCATATTTAAGTGGACCCCTGATGATTCaaacaatatcaaaatattgtcaaaatttattacatcTAAAATTGGATAATTTATATGCTATCAGAGGTAGTATGgataaaaatttagctaaCATTGGAAAATTAGAAACAATAAGACTACAAGAATTTACAATTTCTGATAGAGATCCATCAAAAAcatataatcaaatattacTTGGTTtacaaagaaatattaaagcAATTCATTTAATACCAAATTCAAGTTACAGTATTGTATTGTCAAATGAATTTACACAGACACtagaacaatttaataaacttgaatGTTTAACATTACGTTCTTGTCAACTAAATGCAGAAGCTATTGACACAataattgctaaaaaaaatttaatatatcttgATTTAGGTGAGTGTGAATTTTCAGTATCAATAGCATCAATATCAACTCTTAAAAATcttgaacatttaaatattagtcaagctaaaaatattgataatgatgcagttaatgaaataataaatacctgcatcaaattaaaacatttaaatttagttggtTGCACGACAATATTACCATTaacaataatgaatatatcaaAGCTACATGAACTTGAACAtcttaatttagaaaatttactAAATGTCGATAGTCAATCAATCGAAAATATagcaaataattgtaaaaaattaaattatttaaatttaaaatcatgcAAAAATGTTGCTGATTATGCAATTA atattGAATTTTGTTCAAATGTCAGTGAATCTGGATTAAAAGATATTG ataatgttattcaaaaaataactaGAAAATGTTGgagattaaaatatttaaatataaatgaatgtaATAAACGTGTTACAAGCTCAATGCTAAATGATATTAGACATCTTAAATATCTTGAGGAATTAGTTATTGATAATGTTGTTAATGCAACTgatgaaatgtttttaaaaatatatcatttacgTGTGTTAAGTTGTGTTGGTTGTACAAGTATAACTGAtacaa GCTTTTTAAAtgtgatttaa
- the LOC122856872 gene encoding uncharacterized protein LOC122856872 — MFIIFYFCLFISGLSAMKFEDAFKTCYPDVNGFDSCVREGLNMIRPFFKSGLPEYNIAPFDPFYAREVTAKRGFNNFGFTLTLRNITESGWTSSKVTKFVSDLNNYKIVYTQSFPAKFLIGNYEFTGKMFGSKMNNKGKFTLDLYDLVQTTTVTKKPGTKLTVRVEVETIRDLKLHITNLLQGRSFLENFIDRIINGAWQPGFVVTRGIINDLVSNGFTEIFGSAFNDFSFDKIFKSKPKKLE; from the exons atgtttattattttttatttttgtttatttattagtgGCCTGAGTGCAATGAAATTTG AGGATGCATTTAAAACTTGTTATCCTGATGTTAATGGTTTCGATTCATGTGTAAGAGAGGGATTAAATATGATACgtccattttttaaaagtgGATTACCAGAATATAATATTGCACCATTTGATCCATTTTATGCACGTGAAGTAACAGCTAAACgtggttttaataattttggttTTACATTAACACTGAGAAATATAACTGAGAGTGGATGGACATCATCTAAAGTTACAAAATTCGTCagtgatttaaataattacaag attgtTTATACACAAAGTTTCCcagcaaaatttttaattggaaaTTATGAATTTACTGGAAAAATGTTTGGCTCAAAGATGAACAATAAAGGAAAATTTACTCTTGATTTAT atgatcTTGTACAAACAACAACTGTTACAAAAAAACCAGGTACAAAATTAACAGTTCGTGTTGAAGTTGAAACAATAcgtgatttaaaattacacaTTACAAATCTTCTTCAAGGACGttcatttttagaaaatttcatTGACAGAATAATAAATGGTGCATGGCAGCCTGGTTTTGTTGTAACTCGTGGTATTATTAATGATCTAGTATCAAATGGTTTTACCGAAATATTTGGTTCAgcatttaatgatttttctttcgataaaatattcaaatcaaaacctaaaaaacttgaataa